In a genomic window of Streptomyces katrae:
- a CDS encoding SRPBCC family protein: MPRWTHYSFRSVWDLDAPPALVYSLLEDPRHYPGWWPQVRRVAQTDAQSGTAVIRSVLPYEIHVTLTGLLRAPARGVLEVALDGDLEGWARWTVRPRGGPGARRTRAVYEQEVDVRAPLLRRFALAGRPALRLNHALMMRAGRRGLAARLTAPPEAV, encoded by the coding sequence ATGCCCCGCTGGACGCACTACAGCTTCCGCAGCGTGTGGGACCTCGACGCCCCGCCCGCCCTCGTCTACTCCCTGCTGGAGGACCCGCGGCACTACCCCGGCTGGTGGCCACAGGTCCGCCGGGTCGCGCAGACCGACGCGCAGTCCGGGACCGCCGTGATCCGCTCCGTCCTCCCCTACGAGATCCACGTCACCCTCACCGGCCTGCTGCGCGCCCCCGCCCGGGGCGTCCTGGAAGTGGCACTGGACGGGGACCTCGAAGGCTGGGCGCGGTGGACCGTACGCCCGCGCGGCGGCCCCGGCGCCCGCCGCACCCGGGCCGTCTACGAGCAGGAGGTCGACGTACGGGCCCCGCTGCTGCGGCGGTTCGCGCTCGCCGGACGGCCCGCCCTGCGGCTCAACCACGCGCTGATGATGCGGGCCGGACGGCGCGGCCTCGCGGCCAGGCTGACCGCCCCGCCCGAAGCGGTTTGA
- a CDS encoding HIT family protein, which produces MLRPMTIEPEQQNGVGTHDGFQRLWTPHRMAYIQGENKPTGPEAGDGCPFCGIPEMSDQDGLIVARGKHVYAVLNLYPYNGGHLMVVPYRHVADYTELDGPETAELADLTKRAMVALRKASGAHGFNIGMNQGSAAGAGIAAHLHQHIVPRWGGDTNFMPIVGHTRVLPQLLADTRQMLSDAWPND; this is translated from the coding sequence ATGCTGCGTCCTATGACGATTGAGCCGGAGCAGCAGAACGGTGTGGGTACGCACGACGGGTTCCAGCGTCTGTGGACGCCCCACCGGATGGCCTACATCCAGGGCGAGAACAAGCCGACCGGCCCGGAGGCCGGGGACGGCTGCCCCTTCTGCGGGATTCCGGAGATGTCCGACCAGGACGGCCTGATCGTCGCGCGCGGCAAGCACGTCTACGCCGTGCTGAACCTGTACCCGTACAACGGCGGCCACCTGATGGTCGTCCCGTACCGGCACGTCGCCGACTACACCGAGCTCGACGGCCCCGAGACGGCCGAGCTGGCCGACCTCACCAAGCGGGCCATGGTCGCGCTGCGCAAGGCCTCCGGGGCGCACGGCTTCAACATCGGCATGAACCAGGGTTCCGCCGCCGGCGCCGGCATCGCCGCGCACCTGCACCAGCACATCGTGCCCCGCTGGGGCGGGGACACGAACTTCATGCCGATCGTCGGCCACACCCGGGTCCTGCCGCAGCTCCTCGCGGACACCCGCCAGATGCTCTCCGACGCCTGGCCGAACGACTAG
- a CDS encoding phosphatidylinositol mannoside acyltransferase, whose product MAGAKDKLVDGLYGLGWAGVKKLPEPAAAALGRKIADVAWKRRGKSVLRLESNLARVVPDAGPERLRALSQAGMRSYMRYWMESFRLPAMDPRRFGTDVSIKDDHILREALASGRGVIVALPHLANWDLAGAWVTGHVGVPFTTVAERLRPESLYDRFVAYRESLGMEVLPHSGGAAFGTLARRLRAGGLICLVADRDLSSSGVEVDFFGATARMPAGPALLAQQTGAALLPVTLYYGDAPRMYGRIHPEVAVPASGTRAEKTATMTQVVADAFASGIAKHPEDWHMLQRLWLEDLEERPK is encoded by the coding sequence ATGGCCGGCGCCAAGGACAAGCTGGTCGACGGGTTGTACGGGCTGGGCTGGGCGGGCGTCAAGAAGCTGCCCGAGCCGGCGGCGGCGGCCCTCGGCCGCAAGATCGCCGACGTGGCCTGGAAGCGGCGGGGCAAGAGCGTGCTGCGGCTGGAGTCCAACCTGGCCCGGGTGGTGCCCGACGCCGGGCCCGAGCGCCTGCGCGCGCTCTCGCAGGCGGGCATGCGCTCGTACATGCGCTACTGGATGGAGTCCTTCCGGCTGCCCGCCATGGACCCCCGGCGGTTCGGCACGGACGTCTCGATAAAGGACGACCACATCCTGCGCGAGGCCCTCGCCTCCGGCCGCGGCGTGATCGTGGCCCTGCCGCACCTGGCCAACTGGGACCTGGCCGGAGCCTGGGTCACCGGGCACGTCGGCGTCCCCTTCACCACGGTCGCCGAGCGGCTGAGGCCCGAATCCCTCTACGACCGTTTCGTGGCCTACCGGGAGAGCCTGGGCATGGAGGTCCTGCCGCACAGCGGTGGGGCCGCCTTCGGCACCCTCGCGCGCCGGCTGCGCGCCGGCGGACTGATCTGCCTGGTCGCGGACCGGGACCTGTCCTCCTCCGGGGTCGAGGTGGACTTCTTCGGCGCCACCGCCCGGATGCCCGCCGGGCCCGCGCTGCTGGCCCAGCAGACCGGGGCCGCCCTGCTGCCGGTCACCCTGTACTACGGGGACGCGCCCAGGATGTACGGCCGGATCCACCCCGAGGTGGCCGTGCCCGCATCGGGGACCCGGGCCGAGAAGACCGCCACCATGACCCAGGTGGTGGCCGACGCCTTCGCCTCGGGGATCGCCAAGCACCCGGAGGACTGGCACATGCTCCAGCGGCTGTGGCTCGAGGACCTGGAGGAGCGCCCGAAGTGA
- the thrS gene encoding threonine--tRNA ligase, with protein MSDVRVIIQRDSERDERVVTTGTTAAELFAAERTVIAARVAGELKDLSYEVQDGETVEPVEISSEDGLNILRHSTAHVMAQAVQELFPEAKLGIGPPVRDGFYYDFDVARPFTPDDLKAIEKKMQEIQKRGQRFARRVVSDEAAREELADEPYKLELIGIKGSASTDDGANVEVGGGELTIYDNLDAKTGELCWKDLCRGPHLPTTRNIPAFKLMRNAAAYWRGSEKNPMLQRIYGTAWPSKDELKAHLDFLAEAEKRDHRKLGNELDLFSIPDEIGSGLAVFHPRGGIIRRTMEDYSRRRHEEEGYEFVYSPHATKGALFEKSGHLDWYAEGMYPPMQLDGGTDYYLKPMNCPMHNLIFDARGRSYRELPLRLFEFGTVYRYEKSGVVHGLTRARGFTQDDAHIYCTREQMAEELDRTLTFVLNLLRDYGLTDFYLELSTKDPEKFVGSDEVWEEATAVLQQVAEKQGLPLTPDPGGAAFYGPKISVQARDAIGRTWQMSTVQLDFNLPERFNLEYTAPDGSRQRPVMIHRALFGSIERFFAVLLEHYAGAMPPWLAPVQAVGIPIGDGHVEYLQEFAAEAKKQGLRVEVDASSDRMQKKIRNHQKLKVPFMIIVGDEDMAAGTVSFRYRDGSQENGIPKDEALAKLAKVVADRVQV; from the coding sequence GTGTCAGACGTCCGTGTGATCATCCAACGCGATTCCGAGCGGGACGAGCGCGTGGTGACCACGGGCACCACGGCGGCCGAGCTGTTCGCCGCCGAGCGCACCGTCATCGCCGCGCGCGTCGCGGGCGAGCTGAAGGACCTCTCCTACGAGGTCCAGGACGGGGAGACCGTCGAGCCGGTGGAGATCTCCTCCGAGGACGGCCTGAACATCCTGCGCCACTCGACCGCGCACGTCATGGCGCAGGCCGTGCAGGAGCTGTTCCCCGAGGCCAAGCTGGGCATCGGCCCGCCGGTCCGCGACGGCTTCTACTACGACTTCGACGTCGCCCGCCCCTTCACCCCCGATGACCTCAAGGCCATCGAGAAGAAGATGCAGGAGATCCAGAAGCGCGGGCAGCGGTTCGCCCGCCGCGTGGTCTCCGACGAGGCGGCGCGCGAGGAGCTGGCGGACGAGCCGTACAAGCTGGAGCTCATCGGCATCAAGGGCTCCGCGTCGACCGACGACGGCGCGAACGTCGAGGTGGGCGGCGGCGAGCTGACCATCTACGACAACCTCGACGCCAAGACCGGCGAGCTGTGCTGGAAGGACCTCTGCCGCGGTCCCCACCTGCCCACCACCCGCAACATCCCGGCGTTCAAGCTGATGCGCAACGCGGCCGCCTACTGGCGCGGCAGCGAGAAGAACCCGATGCTCCAGCGCATCTACGGCACCGCCTGGCCCTCGAAGGACGAGCTGAAGGCCCACCTCGACTTCCTCGCCGAGGCCGAGAAGCGCGACCACCGCAAGCTCGGCAACGAGCTCGACCTCTTCTCCATCCCGGACGAGATCGGCTCCGGCCTCGCCGTCTTCCACCCGCGCGGCGGCATCATCCGCCGGACCATGGAGGACTACTCGCGCCGCCGGCACGAGGAGGAGGGCTACGAGTTCGTCTACTCCCCGCACGCCACCAAGGGCGCCCTCTTCGAGAAGAGCGGCCACCTGGACTGGTACGCGGAGGGCATGTACCCCCCCATGCAGCTCGACGGTGGTACCGACTACTACCTCAAGCCCATGAACTGCCCGATGCACAACCTGATCTTCGACGCGCGCGGGCGCTCCTACCGTGAGCTGCCGCTGCGCCTGTTCGAGTTCGGCACCGTGTACCGGTACGAGAAGTCCGGCGTGGTCCACGGCCTGACCCGGGCCCGCGGCTTCACCCAGGACGACGCGCACATCTACTGCACCCGTGAGCAGATGGCCGAGGAGCTCGACCGCACCCTCACCTTCGTGCTGAACCTGCTGCGCGACTACGGTCTGACCGACTTCTACCTGGAGCTGTCCACCAAGGACCCGGAGAAGTTCGTCGGCTCGGACGAGGTCTGGGAGGAGGCCACCGCGGTCCTCCAGCAGGTCGCCGAGAAGCAGGGCCTCCCGCTGACCCCCGACCCGGGCGGCGCGGCCTTCTACGGCCCGAAGATCTCCGTGCAGGCGCGTGACGCCATCGGCCGCACCTGGCAGATGTCGACCGTGCAGCTGGACTTCAACCTGCCGGAGCGGTTCAACCTGGAGTACACCGCGCCGGACGGCTCCCGCCAGCGCCCGGTCATGATCCACCGCGCGCTGTTCGGCTCGATCGAGCGGTTCTTCGCGGTGCTGCTGGAGCACTACGCGGGCGCCATGCCGCCGTGGCTGGCCCCGGTCCAGGCGGTCGGCATCCCGATCGGCGACGGGCACGTGGAGTACCTGCAGGAGTTCGCCGCCGAGGCGAAGAAGCAGGGCCTGCGGGTGGAGGTGGACGCCTCCTCCGACCGGATGCAGAAGAAGATCCGCAACCACCAGAAGCTCAAGGTCCCGTTCATGATCATCGTCGGCGACGAGGACATGGCCGCGGGCACCGTCTCCTTCCGCTACCGCGACGGTTCGCAGGAGAACGGCATCCCGAAGGACGAGGCGCTGGCGAAGCTGGCCAAGGTCGTCGCGGACCGCGTCCAGGTCTGA
- a CDS encoding elongation factor G-like protein EF-G2, whose translation MGPTSHQAGAAGRALTADRPDSVRNVVLVGHSGAGKTTLVEALALTAGAVNRAGRVEDGGTVSDYDEIEQRRQRSVQLSLVPVEWAGIKINLLDTPGYADFVGELRAGLRAADAALFVVSAADGIDGATRMVWDECEAVGMPRAIVVTHLEAARSDYSQMASVCGEIFGADDPDAVIPLYLPLLAAPGPDGHSPVTGLLGLLSRRVYDYSSGARAERDPDPAELALIEGARARLIEGIIAESEDETLMDRYLGGEDIDVKTLVDDLERAVARGTFHPVLMAAPAADGARQGLGTVELLELITGGFPTPAERAPLTVTAPDGSPRPDVVCDPAGPLLAEVVKTSSDPYVGRVSLVRVFSGTLRPEETVHVSGHGLADRLHEDRSLHEADERVGTLTSPFGKQQRTLGTCIAGDLACVAKLTRAETGDTLSAKDAPLLMEPWAMPEPLLPLAIEAHSKADEDKLSQGLARLVAEDPTMRLEQNPHTHQLVLWSLGEAHQEVALERLRTRYGVQVDPVPHKVSLRETFGAKAAGRGRHVKQSGGHGQFAICEIEVEPLPPGSGIEFVDKVVGGAVPRSFIPSVEKGVRAQAARGVAAGYPLVDVRITLLDGKAHSVDSSDAAFQTAGALALREAAAQTAVQLLEPVAELDVVVPDEYVGPVMSDLAGRRGRVVGTEQAEPGRTRVRAEVPEIEIGRYAVDLRSVTHGTGRFGRGYARHEPMPPHLADKVREQAEKGSPLT comes from the coding sequence ATGGGACCCACATCACACCAAGCCGGGGCCGCCGGCAGGGCACTGACGGCCGACCGCCCCGACTCCGTGCGGAACGTCGTGCTGGTCGGCCACAGCGGCGCCGGCAAGACCACCCTGGTCGAAGCCCTGGCCCTGACCGCGGGGGCCGTGAACCGCGCCGGACGGGTCGAGGACGGGGGCACGGTCTCGGACTACGACGAGATCGAGCAGCGCCGCCAGCGTTCCGTCCAGCTCTCCCTGGTCCCCGTCGAATGGGCCGGAATCAAGATCAACCTGCTGGACACCCCCGGATACGCCGACTTCGTCGGGGAACTGCGGGCCGGTCTGCGCGCCGCCGACGCGGCCCTCTTCGTGGTCTCCGCCGCCGACGGGATCGACGGGGCGACCCGGATGGTCTGGGACGAGTGCGAGGCCGTCGGCATGCCGCGCGCCATCGTCGTCACCCATTTGGAGGCAGCGCGCTCCGATTACTCGCAGATGGCCTCCGTGTGCGGCGAGATCTTCGGCGCCGACGACCCGGACGCCGTCATCCCCCTCTACCTCCCCCTGCTCGCCGCCCCCGGGCCCGACGGCCACTCCCCCGTCACCGGCCTGCTCGGCCTGCTCTCCCGGCGCGTCTACGACTACAGCTCCGGCGCACGCGCCGAACGCGACCCGGACCCCGCCGAGCTCGCCCTCATCGAGGGCGCCCGCGCCCGCCTCATCGAGGGGATCATCGCCGAGAGCGAGGACGAGACCCTCATGGACCGCTACCTCGGCGGCGAGGACATCGACGTCAAGACCCTGGTCGACGACCTGGAGCGGGCCGTCGCCCGCGGCACCTTCCACCCCGTCCTGATGGCCGCCCCCGCCGCCGACGGCGCCCGCCAGGGCCTGGGCACGGTGGAACTCCTCGAACTGATCACCGGCGGCTTCCCCACCCCCGCCGAACGCGCCCCCCTCACCGTCACCGCCCCCGACGGCAGCCCGCGCCCCGACGTCGTCTGCGACCCCGCCGGGCCGCTCCTCGCCGAGGTCGTCAAGACCTCCTCCGACCCCTACGTCGGCCGCGTCTCCCTCGTCCGGGTCTTCTCCGGCACCCTGCGCCCCGAGGAGACCGTCCACGTCTCCGGGCACGGCCTGGCGGACCGGCTCCACGAGGACCGCTCCCTCCACGAGGCGGACGAGCGGGTCGGCACCCTCACCTCCCCCTTCGGCAAACAGCAGCGCACCCTCGGCACCTGCATCGCCGGCGACCTCGCCTGCGTGGCCAAACTCACCCGCGCCGAGACCGGCGACACCCTCTCCGCCAAGGACGCCCCCCTGCTGATGGAGCCGTGGGCGATGCCCGAGCCGCTGCTCCCCCTCGCCATCGAGGCGCACAGCAAGGCCGACGAGGACAAGCTCTCCCAGGGCCTGGCCCGGCTCGTCGCCGAGGACCCCACGATGCGCCTGGAGCAGAACCCGCACACCCACCAGCTCGTCCTGTGGTCCCTCGGCGAGGCCCACCAGGAGGTCGCCCTGGAACGGCTGCGCACCCGCTACGGGGTCCAGGTCGACCCCGTCCCCCACAAGGTCAGCCTGCGCGAGACCTTCGGCGCCAAGGCCGCCGGGCGCGGCCGGCACGTCAAGCAGTCCGGCGGGCACGGCCAGTTCGCGATCTGCGAGATCGAGGTGGAACCGCTCCCGCCCGGCAGCGGCATCGAGTTCGTCGACAAGGTGGTCGGCGGCGCGGTGCCCCGCTCGTTCATCCCGTCCGTGGAGAAGGGCGTACGGGCGCAGGCCGCCCGCGGGGTCGCGGCCGGCTACCCGCTGGTCGACGTACGGATCACCCTGCTCGACGGCAAGGCGCACTCGGTGGACTCCTCCGACGCCGCCTTCCAGACGGCCGGCGCCCTCGCCCTGCGCGAGGCCGCCGCGCAGACCGCCGTCCAGCTGCTGGAGCCCGTCGCCGAACTCGACGTCGTGGTCCCCGACGAGTACGTGGGCCCGGTCATGAGCGACCTGGCCGGCCGGCGCGGCCGCGTGGTCGGCACCGAACAGGCCGAGCCCGGCCGGACCCGGGTGCGCGCGGAGGTCCCCGAGATCGAGATCGGCCGCTACGCAGTGGACCTGCGGTCGGTCACGCACGGCACCGGCCGGTTCGGCCGCGGCTACGCCCGGCACGAGCCGATGCCCCCGCACCTTGCGGACAAGGTTCGCGAACAGGCCGAGAAGGGAAGCCCATTGACCTAG
- a CDS encoding DUF1992 domain-containing protein, with protein MTERKPPGVSFESFVDRQIREAADRGDFARLPGLGKPLASLDAPYDELWWIKGKLHREGCTPLPPSLALRKEAEDAHETALAAPTERRAREVLAEVNEKIRTALRRPPPGPPLGIAEFDVEAVLAERRAARASGETT; from the coding sequence GTGACCGAGCGCAAGCCGCCCGGAGTCAGCTTCGAGTCCTTCGTGGACCGGCAGATCAGAGAGGCCGCCGACCGGGGCGACTTCGCCCGGCTGCCGGGCCTGGGCAAGCCGCTGGCCTCCCTGGACGCCCCGTACGACGAACTGTGGTGGATCAAGGGGAAGCTGCACCGCGAGGGCTGCACCCCGCTGCCGCCCTCGCTGGCCCTGCGCAAGGAGGCCGAGGACGCGCACGAGACGGCCCTGGCGGCCCCGACCGAGCGCCGGGCCAGGGAGGTCCTGGCGGAGGTCAACGAGAAGATCCGCACCGCGCTGCGCCGGCCCCCGCCGGGACCGCCGCTGGGCATCGCCGAGTTCGACGTGGAGGCGGTCCTGGCGGAGCGGCGGGCGGCCCGCGCTTCGGGAGAGACGACCTAG
- a CDS encoding DUF4365 domain-containing protein: protein MALAQPEPGGVLDADTGARTGPLRGTLATTACMETLQVGYLHAVAAAAGCSLSQPFPDNGVDWHVSHGAPEHVVDDEVTIKVQLKATYQVPPRPAGPSFGFTLDNEHLVKLARTPVAVHKILVVMLVPREREQWLSAGHDRLDLRHCCYWTNLAGHPVTGRRRTTVRIPTARIFDDRALCEIMTRVGSGGTP from the coding sequence ATGGCGCTCGCGCAGCCCGAACCGGGCGGGGTGCTGGACGCGGACACCGGAGCGAGGACCGGTCCGCTGCGCGGCACGCTCGCCACCACCGCCTGCATGGAAACCCTCCAGGTGGGATACCTGCACGCCGTCGCGGCCGCCGCCGGCTGCTCGCTGTCCCAGCCGTTCCCGGACAACGGCGTCGACTGGCACGTCAGCCACGGCGCGCCCGAACACGTCGTCGACGACGAGGTCACCATCAAGGTGCAGTTGAAGGCGACCTACCAGGTCCCGCCGCGGCCGGCCGGGCCCAGCTTCGGCTTCACCCTCGACAACGAGCACCTGGTGAAGCTGGCCCGCACCCCGGTGGCCGTGCACAAGATCCTCGTCGTGATGCTCGTACCGCGGGAGCGGGAGCAGTGGCTGAGCGCCGGGCACGACCGGCTCGACCTGAGGCACTGCTGCTACTGGACCAACCTCGCCGGGCACCCGGTGACCGGCCGGCGCCGGACCACCGTACGGATCCCGACCGCGCGGATCTTCGACGACCGGGCGCTGTGCGAGATCATGACCCGGGTCGGGTCGGGAGGGACACCCTGA
- the pgsA gene encoding phosphatidylinositol phosphate synthase, whose translation MLNKYARAFFTRVLTPFAAFLLRRGVSPDAVTLIGTAGVVAGALVFFPRGEFFWGTITITLFVFSDLVDGNMARQAGVSSRWGAFLDSTLDRVADAAIFGGLALWYAGSGNDNVLCAVAIFCLASGQVVSYTKARGEAIGLPVAVNGLVERAERLVISLVAAGLSGLQTFGVPSWIGVLLPIALWVVAAGSLVTLVQRVVTVRREAAEADAAAPAEGGAH comes from the coding sequence ATGCTGAACAAGTACGCGCGTGCGTTCTTCACGCGTGTTCTCACGCCGTTCGCCGCATTTCTCCTCCGCCGGGGGGTGAGCCCGGACGCGGTCACGCTGATCGGCACCGCCGGCGTGGTGGCCGGGGCGCTGGTCTTCTTCCCCCGGGGCGAGTTCTTCTGGGGCACGATCACCATCACCCTCTTCGTCTTCTCCGACCTGGTGGACGGGAACATGGCCCGCCAGGCCGGGGTCTCCAGCCGCTGGGGCGCGTTCCTCGACTCCACCCTCGACCGGGTGGCCGACGCCGCCATCTTCGGCGGCCTCGCGCTCTGGTACGCGGGCTCCGGGAACGACAACGTGCTGTGCGCGGTGGCGATCTTCTGCCTGGCCAGCGGCCAGGTGGTCTCGTACACCAAGGCCCGCGGGGAGGCGATCGGCCTGCCCGTGGCCGTCAACGGGCTCGTGGAACGCGCCGAGCGCCTGGTGATCTCGCTGGTCGCGGCCGGTCTGTCCGGGTTGCAGACCTTCGGGGTGCCCTCCTGGATCGGCGTGCTGCTGCCCATCGCCCTGTGGGTGGTGGCGGCGGGCTCGCTCGTCACGCTGGTCCAGCGGGTGGTCACGGTACGCCGAGAGGCCGCCGAGGCCGACGCGGCGGCGCCCGCCGAGGGCGGCGCGCACTGA
- a CDS encoding 3'-5' exonuclease, whose protein sequence is MTRWYEGPLAAFDTETTGVDVEQDRIVSAALVVQECAGGRVRATRWLVNPGIPVPRGATEVHGLTDEHLQRNGRWPAPVVEEIARALSEQQMAGRPVVVMNAPFDLTLLDRELRRHRASSLARYLDDRPLTVLDPRVLDKHLDRYRKGRRTLTDLCAHYGIELEGAHDASADAMASLELVRAVGRRFAARLERLTPAELHQLQAVWHAAQARGLQAWFARQGTPEAVDPHWPLRPEVPAAA, encoded by the coding sequence ATGACACGCTGGTACGAGGGGCCGCTGGCCGCCTTCGACACGGAGACCACCGGGGTGGACGTCGAGCAGGACCGGATCGTGTCCGCCGCGCTCGTCGTGCAGGAGTGCGCGGGCGGCCGGGTGCGCGCCACGCGCTGGCTGGTCAATCCCGGCATCCCGGTGCCCCGGGGTGCCACGGAAGTGCACGGCCTGACCGACGAGCACCTTCAGCGCAACGGCCGCTGGCCGGCGCCGGTGGTGGAGGAGATAGCCCGCGCGCTGAGCGAGCAGCAGATGGCGGGCCGGCCGGTGGTGGTGATGAACGCGCCGTTCGATCTGACGCTGCTGGACCGGGAGTTGCGCCGGCACCGGGCGTCGTCGCTCGCGCGGTACCTGGACGACCGGCCGCTGACGGTGCTGGATCCGCGGGTGCTGGACAAGCACCTGGACCGCTACCGCAAGGGCCGCCGGACGCTGACGGACCTGTGCGCGCACTACGGGATAGAGCTGGAGGGGGCGCACGACGCCTCGGCGGACGCGATGGCCTCGCTGGAGCTGGTGCGGGCGGTGGGGCGGCGGTTCGCGGCGCGGCTGGAGCGGCTGACCCCGGCGGAGCTGCACCAGCTCCAGGCGGTGTGGCACGCGGCGCAGGCGCGCGGGCTCCAGGCGTGGTTCGCGCGGCAGGGCACTCCGGAGGCGGTGGATCCGCACTGGCCGCTGCGCCCGGAGGTTCCGGCGGCGGCCTGA
- a CDS encoding GNAT family N-acetyltransferase → MPNPYVRPLDLADEATAVAVHRIGRAAYAVEAELIGFDGIPALGESLDDMRGRGLEWLGAVGPDGTIAGFLAWEDPGPAGPVGLDRLCVDPAWFRRGVASLLLRHALGELFPDRTVEVATGADNTPAVTLYERLGFVRGAGFSPVPGLRMASFTRTPAHPGAGPADTPRGGREQ, encoded by the coding sequence ATGCCGAACCCGTACGTCCGTCCGCTGGACCTGGCCGACGAGGCGACGGCCGTCGCCGTGCACCGGATCGGGCGGGCCGCGTACGCCGTGGAAGCGGAGCTGATCGGGTTCGACGGGATCCCCGCGCTGGGCGAGAGCCTCGACGACATGCGGGGGCGGGGGCTGGAGTGGCTGGGGGCGGTCGGCCCGGACGGGACGATCGCCGGGTTCCTGGCCTGGGAGGACCCGGGGCCCGCCGGCCCCGTCGGCCTCGACCGGCTCTGCGTGGACCCCGCCTGGTTCCGCCGGGGGGTAGCCTCGCTGCTCCTGCGGCACGCGCTGGGGGAACTCTTCCCGGACCGGACGGTCGAGGTCGCCACCGGCGCGGACAACACCCCGGCGGTGACCCTGTACGAACGCCTGGGCTTCGTCCGGGGCGCCGGCTTCTCCCCGGTCCCCGGCCTGCGGATGGCCTCCTTCACGCGCACCCCCGCACACCCCGGCGCCGGCCCGGCGGACACCCCCCGGGGCGGGCGCGAGCAGTAG
- a CDS encoding glycosyltransferase family 4 protein, protein MKIGIVCPYSWDVPGGVQFHIRDLAEHLIRLGHEVSVLAPADDETPLPPYVVSAGRAVPVPYNGSVARLNFGFLSAARVRRWLHDGVFDVIHIHEPASPSLGLLSCWAAQGPIVATFHTSNPRSRAMIAAYPILQPALEKISARIAVSEYARRTLVEHLGGDAVVIPNGVDVDFFAKAEPKAEWGGQTLGFIGRIDEPRKGLPVLMAAFPRIVEACPDVRLLVAGRGDEEEAVASLPAGLRSRVEFLGMVSDEDKARLLRSVDVYVAPNTGGESFGIILVEALSAGAAVLASDLDAFAQVLDQGAAGELFANEDADSLADAAIALLRDPARRAELSARGSAHVRRFDWSTVGADILAVYETVTDGAAAVGADERVPLRTRLGFSRDTP, encoded by the coding sequence GTGAAGATCGGCATCGTCTGCCCGTACTCGTGGGACGTACCGGGCGGCGTCCAGTTCCACATCCGCGACCTGGCCGAACACCTGATCAGGCTGGGCCACGAGGTGTCGGTCCTCGCCCCCGCCGACGACGAGACCCCGCTGCCGCCCTACGTGGTCTCGGCCGGCCGGGCCGTGCCGGTGCCCTACAACGGGTCCGTGGCCCGGCTGAACTTCGGTTTCCTGTCGGCGGCCCGCGTCCGGCGCTGGCTGCACGACGGCGTCTTCGACGTCATCCACATCCACGAGCCGGCCTCCCCCTCCCTCGGGCTGCTGTCCTGCTGGGCGGCGCAGGGGCCCATCGTGGCCACGTTCCACACCTCGAATCCCCGTTCCCGGGCGATGATCGCGGCGTATCCGATCCTCCAGCCGGCGCTGGAGAAGATCAGCGCCCGGATCGCGGTCAGCGAGTACGCCCGGCGCACCCTCGTCGAGCACCTCGGCGGGGACGCCGTGGTCATCCCCAACGGCGTCGACGTCGACTTCTTCGCGAAGGCCGAACCCAAGGCGGAGTGGGGCGGGCAGACCCTCGGCTTCATCGGCCGCATCGACGAGCCGCGCAAGGGCCTGCCGGTGCTCATGGCTGCCTTCCCGCGCATCGTGGAGGCGTGCCCCGACGTACGGCTCCTCGTGGCCGGCCGCGGCGACGAGGAGGAGGCCGTCGCCTCCCTGCCCGCCGGGCTCCGCTCCCGCGTGGAGTTCCTCGGCATGGTCTCCGACGAGGACAAGGCCCGGCTGCTGCGCAGCGTCGACGTGTACGTGGCCCCCAACACCGGCGGCGAGAGCTTCGGGATCATCCTGGTCGAGGCCCTGTCCGCCGGGGCGGCCGTCCTCGCCTCCGACCTCGACGCCTTCGCGCAGGTACTGGACCAGGGGGCCGCCGGGGAACTCTTCGCGAACGAGGACGCCGACTCCCTGGCGGACGCGGCGATCGCCCTGTTGCGCGACCCGGCCCGGCGCGCGGAGCTCAGCGCCCGCGGCTCGGCCCACGTCCGCCGCTTCGACTGGTCGACGGTCGGCGCGGACATCCTGGCCGTCTACGAGACGGTCACCGACGGCGCGGCCGCCGTGGGCGCCGACGAACGCGTCCCGCTGCGCACCCGCCTGGGCTTCTCCCGGGACACCCCCTAG